TTGGCTGGCTCTTGATTTGTTGCTGGGCCTCTTATGGGGCCACTTTTTAGCCATCAATCTGTTCTAATTGCTGTGTTCTTTCCATTGCCAATCCTGTGCATGACTTGAGGAGCTATGGACTCCCTGGCCTTGATGATACTCTGCTAACCCCACGAGGGACGTGAACCTCTGCCAGCATTCCATATGTCACAGTGTGAGTAGTACAGCCCTTTCAGAATTTTTGTTAACAGAGAGTCTGGATTTTGAATGATACGCCACATCTGCTTAGCTAGCATTGTTGTGTTGAAGATTTGTAGATCTTTGAAACCCAAACCCCCTTCACTCTTCCTGGTTTTCAGCAAATCCCACTTCTTCCAATGAATTCCAGCATTTTTCTCATTacttttccaccaaaaggatGCAACCTTCCTCTCAATTGCTTTGCAAATCGATATAGGTATTTTGAAtattgacatagcatattgagggATGGCTTGTATTACTGCTTTCAGGAgtatttcctttccttcttttgataacaatttttccttccaGCTGTCCAGTTTGGGATTGACCCGAGCTAAGATCCATGCGAACATGTCTTTCTTGGAGTGCTCCCAGTCTAAAGGTATGCCTAAATATTTCCCTGTCTTTGTGATTTCTGGAACTCTGAGAGCTGTTGCCATGTTTCTCTTTAGAGCTGTAGGACATCCTTTGCTGAAATAAATGCCTGATTTGTTGAGATTGATTGCCTGACTTGAAGCAAAGCAGTATTGATTTAAGATATCagccaagttttgacattctaCAATTGTGCCATGCAGGAAGAAGATCGAATCATTTGCAAAAAGTAGATGGGACAGAGTAAGGCAGTGgttgttcaatttgattcatGTAAGTGAACCCTCCTAAACAGCTTTCTTCATTAGGATAGATAGCACATTGGCCACTATGATAAATAGATAAGGTGAGAGTGGGTCGCCTTAGCGTAAGCCATGGGTGGGTTTAAAGAAAGGTAAGGGCTCCCCATTAAAATTTATGCTGAATGTTACTGTGGTCACACACTGCATGATCCATTGTACCCATAGGTCACAGAATCCCAATTTTGTTAGACATGCTTTAAGAAAGTCCCATTCAATGCGGTCATACGCCTTCTGCATGTCcaattttaaaacaatttgAAACTTCTTTTTCCTGTTGTTGGTTCGTAATCTGTGTAGCACCTCCTGAACTATCAATATATTATCCTGAATTTGCTTGCCTCCCACAAAAGCACTATGTTCTTCTACGATGATGTGTGGTAGAATTGGTTTGAACCTGTTTGTTAGTACTTTGGAGGTTATTTTGTAAAGAAAATTACAGAGGTTGATGGGGCGATATTGCTCCAGTTTTTCAGGGTGTGAGATTTTGGGTATTAATGTGATGAGTGTTCGGTTGAGTGCAGGATCTAGATGGCCAGAGGTGAAGAAGAGCTGCATTGCTTGATGGATATCCTTGGAGATTGTTGTCCAGTGTTCTTTATAGAAGATGCCATGAAACCCATCGGGACCAGGTGCCTTGAAGGCTCCTAGCTGTTGCATAGCTCTAGTAATTTCCTCCCTTGTAATTGGAGCAATCAAGGTATGATTCATTTGGTCATCCACTAAGGTAGGGATGAGTTGTAAGATGGGTTGCCAGTTGCGGGAGCCCACTGATGtgtataaatttttgtaatattgttATGTCATTCCTTGTAGCTGTTGTTCCCCTCGTACCAAATCTCCACTTTCATTTTTCAGCATTGTAATCTGGTTTCAACATCTTCTCTGAATTGTCATCGCGTGAAAAAATCGAGTGTTTTTATCACCCCACTTTATCCAGCTTATCCTCGACCTCATGCCCCAATACATCACCTCTTGTCGCCATAGTTGATCGATTTCTTGAGTTAACTTTTTCGCTTGAGCTGATTCTCCATTGATTTGTGTGCTATTCATCAGGTTCTGGAGTTCACCTTTCAGCCAGGTGATCCTCTTCTTAGCATGGCCAAATTTGCTTTTGCTCCGCTGTATCAACTGCTGTTGTACTTGCTGCAGTTTCTCCATCACATTAAGATCATGTAAGGCAAGTTCATTCCAGGTATCTCTGACTATGGTTTTACATTCTGCATCATCAGTCCAGTATGCTTCGTATTTAAACTGCTTTCGTTTTCTACGCTTTGGTTGAGCCAGGGATATCAGGAGAGGAGTATGATCCGAGCCTATCGCCGAAAGTGCAATACATTCAGCCTCTGGGTAAGTAACTCTCCACTGAAGCGAACAGAAAGCTCTGTCTAGCCTCTTTTTCACCAGATTCTCTCCCTCACGTTTATTTGACCAGGTGAAAGAGCACCCCTTACATTCCAGGTCCATCAAGTAACATTGATTGACAAAGTCTCTGAAAGCTGTTAACGTGTAAGTTTCAGCTTTGTATTTACCCACTTTCTCCCAGTGATATAAGATGTCGTTAAAATCACCCAAGCAAAGCCATGGTACTCGATAGTGCACACTTACTGAATAAATCTGCTCCCATAGCCGTATTCTCTCTTTGAAAACATTTGGAGCatggagaaaaataatattcattCTCTAATTGTTGTCTTTCAAATGACATTGGGTGAAAATTGCTATAGCTGAGGAGGAGTTGATGGATAAATGCAATTGATCATCCCTGAATAAAGCTAAGCCCCCTGCTGTACCTTCTGGATTAACTATATAattgttttgaaactttaatctccttttttatttgatcaCTTTATATTAtgggttttttgtttccataatgAAAACAAGATTGGGCCTTTCTTGAGTCACAGTGACTCGCAAAGCCTggattgtcaggggattgcccagcccatgacaattccagcttaaaAGTTTCATGGGTaatttggtggcttattagggctagccaccagagCCCATTGATCTGACTTTTCTGCCACCCTAATAGGTGTTTCCACTAGCTTAGTACTGTCTTCTGAGTGTTGAGATGATGTTTGTGCTCCATATGGACAgaatcttttaactttttttgaaTTAGTCGACTTCACACATTTCCCTTTCGGCTTTGCAGGAGGGGTCACATCCAGCCCTACTTCAGCTTTCTTCATCTGTTCCTCGTGTAGTATCAATACTGATTCCTCATCAATGCAGCAGTTACCCCTCTTCTGGGGGCTTTTCTCTTCAACCGGGATGAGTTCCCAAGATGAGGAGGGTTGGTAAGTTTCCTTTCCCCGTGGCTGGGTATTGCAAACCTGTGTATGCTGAGATAATGATAAACTGTTCCGTTCTATTGCAGGTGCAGGAGATAAGGGGGTTTCAGGCACTACATCCACTTCTTCAGGAGGGAGCTTCTGCTTCCCATAAAATATTTTACCGTAGGGGCTTAGTTCCCTCACCTCAGCTCGCAGCCAGTCCCCACATCGGGTTGG
This Eucalyptus grandis isolate ANBG69807.140 chromosome 7, ASM1654582v1, whole genome shotgun sequence DNA region includes the following protein-coding sequences:
- the LOC104430535 gene encoding uncharacterized protein LOC104430535, which produces MDLECKGCSFTWSNKREGENLVKKRLDRAFCSLQWRVTYPEAECIALSAIGSDHTPLLISLAQPKRRKRKQFKYEAYWTDDAECKTIVRDTWNELALHDLNVMEKLQQVQQQLIQRSKSKFGHAKKRITWLKECQNLADILNQYCFASSQAINLNKSGIYFSKGCPTALKRNMATALRVPEITKTGKYLGIPLDWEHSKKDMFAWILARVNPKLDSWKEKLLSKEGKEILLKAVIQAIPQYAMSIFKIPISICKAIERKVASFWWKSNEKNAGIHWKKWDLLKTRKSEGGLGFKDLQIFNTTMLAKQMWRIIQNPDSLLTKILKGLYYSHCDIWNAGRGSRPSWG